The sequence below is a genomic window from Fibrobacter sp. UWB10.
TTGAAAGCCTGCGGGTAAACGATGCTGTAAAGAATCGTGCGGAACTTGAGTCCGAGGCTGCGCCCCGCCTCAATCTGCCCCGGATCTACCCCCTTGATACCGCTGCGGATAATTTCGGAGACGTAGGCACCGGAGTTTACGCCGAAGGCCACGATTGCCACGAGAATCTTGTTCACATTCACCGACGAAAACACGATGTAGTAAATGATGAGCAGCTGGATCATCATCGGCGTTCCGCGAATCACCGCGAGGTACACCCTGGCAATTCCATTCAGAACCTTATGGCGGCCATTGAATTCGTTGCTGGTGCGGATTTGCGCAATCACAAAGCCAATCAAAATGCCGAGGAGGGCTGCAAAGAACGAAATAATCAGCGTGTTGCAAAGGCCTGTGACAATGAACTTCCAGCGGTCCTCTTTCACAAAATTCTTGTGCAGGTGATCAACGAAGGATTCTTCGCTCACAGCAGCCTCGTCACCGCGGACAATCACCACAATCTTCGAAAGCGTATACGGAGTCGTGAAGTTGATGGACTTCTTGCGTTCTTCGGTCACGGTAAAGCCTGCAAAACCCACATCGGCCTTGCCCGAAGAAACCGCATTGATAATCGCATCGAATTCGATATCCTGGATTTCAACCGTGCGGTTCATGAAGTCGGCAATATAGTTGACCACTTCGATATCGAAACCGGTAATTTTGGCGTTTTCGTAGTATTCGTATGGCGGGAACTGGGCGTTCGTTGAAAGCACCAGCTTCGGGCCTTCGGTCACTTTCTTCTGGTAATGGTAATTGCCGCTGCGATTGATGTAGGTGTTAAAGAGGGAATCGTAGGTTCCGTCCAGTTTCATCTGGGCGAGTGCCTGGTTCACCGTATCGAGCAGCGCTTCGTTGCCCTTCGCGACCACGCCCGCGTACATTTCTTCGACAAAGACTTCTTCGAGAATGCGGAGCGACGGATTCTGCCGCACAAAGGCCTTGGCCGGCTGGTCGTCACTCATGACCGCATCGATTTTCCCCTGCAACAGCGCCTGCACGGCATCGGCCAGTTTCGTGTAGCGGTCCACGTCAATTTTTGCCGTGTCGCCGCCGAAATCGGACGCGTAAATATCGGCGGTGTTGCCAATCTGCACGCCCACTTTTTTGTGGCCGAGATCGTTAATGCTGTGGACTTTGTTGGGGATTATCGCCTGCTTGCTTTCGCAAGAAACCAGGACGAGTGCGTAAAACGCGATAAGGATTGGGAGGAGGATTTTTCGCATCATTTTCACCTTAGCCCAAAATTTAGCCATCGCCAAAGCGCATGTCAATAATTCTTGTTATATTTAACGCATACGGGTTTATTAAAAAAACTTGTTTTGAGGAGAAAAACATGGGTATAAAAAAGTGTTTTGGGTATTTACTGATCTGTGTTGGTTTTGTAGCAGCCGCAACAATTACACCTAAAAAACCATCCCTGAAAGACGGATGTTACCAGATTGGCACCGCCAAGGAACTGTTCGGTTTTGCCGAAATTTTGAATCAGCGCTCTTACGACAATCCGGCCCTCGTTTGTGCAAAGCTCACCGACAACATCGTCATCAACAAGAACGTCTTGGATTCTTACGGTGATTTGAATCCTAAAGCGCAAGATCTTGTCGCCTGGACTCCCGTTAGCTTTGCAGGACTCTTTGACGGAAACGGCAAGACCATTTCGGGTCTTTATGTGAACGACACGACTTTAATGATGGTGGGGCTATTCTCGGGGGTTGGTTTCGCCGCCAATGGCGATAGCGCCGTTGTTAAAGACCTCGGCATCGAGGACTCCTATTTTTACGGTAAATATCAAGGAAATCGGGATCCCAATATAGGAAGTATCTTCGCTACCACCACCACCACTGCTGCCTATATAAAGATTTCCAATTGCTACACCAATGCGACAATCGAAGGCTGGGGTGTAATCGGTGGACTTGTGGGCTGGAACGGCAGTAAAATGATTATCGAAAACTCCCATAATTCCGGAAAAATCCGCACCAAAATTTCAGCCTCCGCAGGAGGACTAGTCGGCAATTCCGGTAACGACACGTTGTTTATCGTAAACAGCTACAACTCAGCCAACATCAAGGGCGGAGGTTCTGCTGCAGGCCTTGCCTCAACGACGAGAGTTTTACAAGTGAAAAACAGCTACAACTCCGGCAACCTATCTAGCGATGAATCCAGTGTTGCCGGTTTAATCGGCTCAATTCAAGGAATAGACCGTTACCCTAGAATCCCCGAATACTCAAACATCATCCAATCTTATAATACCGGCAAACTTTATTCCGCAACCGGAGATATCGGCGGATTAGTCACTACCGTCAACGGCACCGAACTGAACATCATCAACTCATACAGCGAAGGCGATTTTTCGGATAAATACATAGACTTCCAATACGGCTACGACGGACTTGTCGTAAAGATCAAGTCCAGCGAATTAAATCTCATCAACAGCTTCTATACGCAACAGACGATTGACTCAACAAAAAATCTTAAACCGTATTATCAGTGCGACACCAATTCAACCTGCAACATTATCAACTCCTACGCGCTTTCTGAATCGGGCTACAAGTACGATTATTCTGTCACCAGTAAGGAACTTGAAGACGGCTCTATCGCCTTAAAGCTCCACAATTACAAGAACGACAGCATCGGCATAGACGGTTCCATCTGGGGGCAAAATGTCGGCAAAGACGTCCATCCGCTGTATACGGGCGTAGTCGAATTCAACACGGTCGAAGCGCACATCACCCCCACGATTCCCGCCCTGGTCGACGGTTGCTACGAAATCGGTAACGCCGACGAACTCTACGGATTTGCCGCAGTCGTGAACGGTACAGACTCGACCTCGGCCAAGCCGAGCGCCTGTGGCAAGCTTACGGCAGACATCGTTGTAAACGAACGTCTGATTATTGACGGCAACTACATTAACGAACGCGGTCGCCGCCTAGCCGAATGGACTCCTATCAACGATTTTGAAGGTATTTTCGACGGTCAGAACCACATTATCTCGGGTCTCTACAACTACCAGCCCAAAGGAGATTCTGTCGGATTCTTTAACCACACCGGCAAACAGTCTATCACGAACAAGGTCGAAATCAAGAACCTCGGATTCAAGGACTCCTACGTTAAAGGCATCACCGTCGGAGGCTTTGTAGGTAGAGCTCACTCTTCGATCGAAATTTCCAATTCCTTCTTCGAAGGGATTATCGAAGGCGATTATACTTCTGGATTTATTGGACATGCGAGCGAATTCAACTCGTCCAGCAAGCAAAAGGCCCTTTTATCTATCAAGAATTGCCACAACAGAGCAATCTTTAACACTCAATTCTCTGCCGCAGGTCTTGCACAAAACGTCGACAACTACAAGGAAGTTCGTATCGAGAACTGTTCCAACACAAGTAAGCTCCTATCCAAAAGAATCCCCACTACGTATGGACTTATCGCGTATTTCAGCAGGAGCAATGTTTCTATTGTCAACTCGTACAACGCAAGTTCTGTAATCGACCCCACCTACTACAACGGATTCGTCGGATTTTTTGTGGGCCACTACAACGGCGAAACGATTGCCATCAGAAACTCGTACGATGTGGGCGACCTGTCCAAGAAATTTTTATTCAAGGGACTCCTCTACAACGAAGTTAACGAAGACTTCCTCACGATTGATCATTGTTTCTACCGTACCGATAGCATTAGCAATAATGCAGGTTCCCCCGCAACCCTAGAGGAATTCGAAAACGGAACTATTGCCGCCGAGCTGCACAACTATAAAAAGAACGGCGTCGACGGCTCTGTTTGGGGACAAAATGTGGGCACAGACCCCATTCCCACTTTAAGCGGGACAATCAAGGGATACTCCCCCACGATTTTCAAACTGGTCCTGCACACTTTCGAAGG
It includes:
- a CDS encoding InlB B-repeat-containing protein; protein product: MGIKKCFGYLLICVGFVAAATITPKKPSLKDGCYQIGTAKELFGFAEILNQRSYDNPALVCAKLTDNIVINKNVLDSYGDLNPKAQDLVAWTPVSFAGLFDGNGKTISGLYVNDTTLMMVGLFSGVGFAANGDSAVVKDLGIEDSYFYGKYQGNRDPNIGSIFATTTTTAAYIKISNCYTNATIEGWGVIGGLVGWNGSKMIIENSHNSGKIRTKISASAGGLVGNSGNDTLFIVNSYNSANIKGGGSAAGLASTTRVLQVKNSYNSGNLSSDESSVAGLIGSIQGIDRYPRIPEYSNIIQSYNTGKLYSATGDIGGLVTTVNGTELNIINSYSEGDFSDKYIDFQYGYDGLVVKIKSSELNLINSFYTQQTIDSTKNLKPYYQCDTNSTCNIINSYALSESGYKYDYSVTSKELEDGSIALKLHNYKNDSIGIDGSIWGQNVGKDVHPLYTGVVEFNTVEAHITPTIPALVDGCYEIGNADELYGFAAVVNGTDSTSAKPSACGKLTADIVVNERLIIDGNYINERGRRLAEWTPINDFEGIFDGQNHIISGLYNYQPKGDSVGFFNHTGKQSITNKVEIKNLGFKDSYVKGITVGGFVGRAHSSIEISNSFFEGIIEGDYTSGFIGHASEFNSSSKQKALLSIKNCHNRAIFNTQFSAAGLAQNVDNYKEVRIENCSNTSKLLSKRIPTTYGLIAYFSRSNVSIVNSYNASSVIDPTYYNGFVGFFVGHYNGETIAIRNSYDVGDLSKKFLFKGLLYNEVNEDFLTIDHCFYRTDSISNNAGSPATLEEFENGTIAAELHNYKKNGVDGSVWGQNVGTDPIPTLSGTIKGYSPTIFKLVLHTFEGDTVEYVDYYVEGHKIYPPKPERDGYLFAGWYDNEKREGDAILAINTKDSGDINLYAKWFELKTPKLVDGCFEIGTAEELYQFAYYVNDTTRTNLKEPLCAKLTADIVVNKNVLASTETLNEDASNFIRWEPIQYFGGTFDGQGHSISGLYFYDMQYYKNVGLFGSINSYDFDVWKGTDTTTIKDLTLKDSYFEAMENVAGIAGQITRLVTVFENVHNEALVKAGQYAGGLVGRTEYNGYPVVLNSSNKGNIHAVSGTVAGLVGYSLTGTRIKNSYNAGNIYGGGSGGLGGYIAGDLMDDDNGYSLIEFSYNSGLISGETNVGGLFSTCKPCKLIQTANEGTVIAEYGLGGLSAELTGDIYNSYNAGKIKAETEIGGLVGHANSVNITNSFNTQEIPSGNYNNGGVIGDYEGYLVQNVTNSFFINADPDNNFQQIQVTAKDFADGTVLKALQDYTDSVIDGKCWIQNIGKDAHPVLKGMTIIAISSSSETSSSSSEAKSSSSSVKETSSSSEGAKSSSSKEPKSSSSGKNSIVESLVLDFHYNLSIDHRIISITGVPANTHVALFDMNGTLVDWKLTKSNGATLAAPRSGRYIVRIKAQNQSVIVK
- a CDS encoding ABC transporter substrate-binding protein/permease; the protein is MMRKILLPILIAFYALVLVSCESKQAIIPNKVHSINDLGHKKVGVQIGNTADIYASDFGGDTAKIDVDRYTKLADAVQALLQGKIDAVMSDDQPAKAFVRQNPSLRILEEVFVEEMYAGVVAKGNEALLDTVNQALAQMKLDGTYDSLFNTYINRSGNYHYQKKVTEGPKLVLSTNAQFPPYEYYENAKITGFDIEVVNYIADFMNRTVEIQDIEFDAIINAVSSGKADVGFAGFTVTEERKKSINFTTPYTLSKIVVIVRGDEAAVSEESFVDHLHKNFVKEDRWKFIVTGLCNTLIISFFAALLGILIGFVIAQIRTSNEFNGRHKVLNGIARVYLAVIRGTPMMIQLLIIYYIVFSSVNVNKILVAIVAFGVNSGAYVSEIIRSGIKGVDPGQIEAGRSLGLKFRTILYSIVYPQAFKNSLPALTNEFISLIKETSICGYIGLTDLTRGGDIIRSMTYEAMLPLLAVAAIYFILVAGLSSCVAKLEKRLKKNER